From one Lycium ferocissimum isolate CSIRO_LF1 chromosome 7, AGI_CSIRO_Lferr_CH_V1, whole genome shotgun sequence genomic stretch:
- the LOC132065772 gene encoding sulfite reductase 1 [ferredoxin], chloroplastic, translating into MTTSFGTTAINISTVDDPNPNSKLQIQRFNGLKSTSTNSLLLSRRLNVNRSFNPSNTSSIVRAVATPAKPAAVEPKRSKVEIFKEQSNFIRYPLNEEILNDAPNINEAATQLIKFHGSYMQYNRDERGSRSYSFMLRTKNPGGEVPNRLYLVMDDLADQFGIGTLRLTTRQTFQLHGVVKADLKTVMSTIINNMGSTLGACGDLNRNVLAPAAPFAKKDYMFAKQTADNIAALLTPQSGFYYDVWVDGERFMTAEPPEVVKARNDNSHGTNFPDSPEPIYGTQFLPRKFKIAVTVPTDNSVDLLTNDIGVVVVSDADGEPQGFNIYVGGGMGRTHRMETTFPRLAEPLGYVPKEDILYAVKAIVVTQRENGRRDDRRYSRLKYLLSSWGIEKFRSVTEQYYGKKFEPCRELPEWEFKSYLGWHEQGDGHLFCGLHVDNGRVKGIMKKTLREVIEKYNLNVRLTPNQNIILCNIRQAWKRPITTALAQGGLLQPRFVDPLNLTAMACPAFPLCPLAITEAERGIPDILKRVRAIFEKVGLKYNESVVIRVTGCPNGCARPYMAELGLVGDGPNSYQIWLGGTPNQTSLARTFKDKVKVQDLEKVLEPLFFHWKRKRLSRESFGDFTNRTGFEKLGELVEKWEGIPESPSRYNLKLFADKETYEAVDALAKIRHKNAHQLAIEIVRNYVASQQNGKNMD; encoded by the exons ATGACGACATCGTTTGGAACAACAGCGATTAACATCTCCACCGTAGATGACCCGAACCCGAACTCGAAGCTCCAAATTCAAAGGTTTAATGGGTTGAAAAGCACATCCACCAATTCGCTGTTGCTTAGCAGACGTCTCAATGTGAACCGCTCATTTAACCCTTCCAATACCAGTTCTATTGTCCGCGCTGTCGCTACG CCAGCGAAGCCTGCTGCAGTGGAGCCAAAGCGTAGTAAAGTTGAAATATTCAAAGAACAGAGTAACTTCATAAGATATCCTCTTAATGAGGAGATTCTAAATGATGCCCCAAACATCAATGAGGCTGCAACACAATTGATCAAGTTCCATGGAAGCTACATGCAATACAACAGAGACGAGCGTGGTTCAAGATCATACTCATTTATGCTTCGGACAAAGAACCCTGGTGGGGAGGTACCAAACAGACTCTACTTGGTCATGGATGATCTTGCTGACCAATTTGGAATCGGGACACTCCGTTTGACAACGAGACAGACCTTTCAGCTGCATGGGGTCGTGAAAGCAGACCTCAAGACGGTAATGAgtacaatcatcaacaacatggGTTCAACTCTTGGTGCATGTGGTGACCTCAACAGGAACGTTCTTGCTCCAGCTGCCCCGTTTGCAAAAAAAGATTATATGTTTGCTAAACAAACCGCCGATAACATTGCAGCACTTTTAACTCCCCAGTCTGGATTTTACTATGACGTTTGGGTGGATGGGGAGAGATTTATGACAGCAGAACCTCCTGAAGTTGTTAAAGCTCGAAATGATAACTCCCATGGAACAAACTTCCCCGACTCACCTGAACCCATCTATGGAACTCAGTTCTTGCCAAGAAAGTTCAAAATTGCAGTTACTGTGCCAACTGATAACTCGGTGGACCTTCTCACTAATGACataggtgttgttgttgtatctgaTGCGGATGGAGAGCCTCAGGGATTCAATATATAT GTTGGTGGTGGTATGGGTCGAACTCATAGGATGGAAACTACTTTTCCTCGTTTGGCAGAGCCGTTGGGTTATGTTCCTAAAGAGGATATACTCTATGCAGTTAAAGCTATTGTTGTTACTCAAAGAGAGAATGGGAGAAGAGATGACCGCAGGTATAGCAGATTGAAATATTTACTCAGTTCATGGGGGATCGAGAAGTTTCGTTCTGTAACGGAGCAGTATTACGGAAAGAAGTTTGAACCCTGCCGTGAGTTGCCTGAGTGGGAATTTAAGAGTTACTTGGGATGGCACGAACAG GGAGACGGTCATTTGTTTTGTGGCCTACATGTTGACAACGGTCGTGTAAAAGGAATTATGAAGAAGACACTCAGAGAAGTTATTGAGAAGTATAATCTGAATGTGCGTCTCACACCCAACCAGAATATTATCTTGTGCAATATTCGGCAAGCTTGGAAGCGCCCCATCACCACAGCCCTTGCACAGGGTGGTTTGCTG CAACCTAGGTTTGTGGATCCTCTCAATCTAACAGCAATGGCGTGCCCAGCTTTTCCACTTTGCCCTCTAGCAATAACTGAAGCTGAGCGTGGAATACCTGACATCCTCAAGCGTGTTCGAGCTATTTTTGAAAAG GTTGGTCTGAAGTACAATGAATCTGTTGTGATAAGGGTAACGGGCTGTCCTAATGGATGTGCTCGACCATACATGGCTGAACTTGGATTGGTTGGAGATGGTCCAAACAGCTATCAG ATCTGGCTTGGGGGAACTCCAAATCAAACTTCATTGGCAAGAACTTTCAAGGATAAGGTTAAGGTTCAGGATCTTGAAAAAGTTCTGGAGCCTTTATTTTTCCATTGGAAAAGAAAGCGGCTATCTAGAGAATCATTTGGCGACTTCACAAACCGCACG GGATTTGAGAAACTCGGGGAGTTGGTTGAAAAATGGGAAGGCATCCCTGAGTCACCATCCCGTTATAACTTGAAGCTATTTGCTGATAAAGAGACGTACGAAGCCGTGGATGCACTTGCAAAAATCCGACATAAGAATGCCCATCAATTGGCGATTGAGATAGTTCGCAATTATGTTGCTTCCCAACAAAATGGGAAAAACATGGACTGA